Proteins found in one Pectobacterium atrosepticum genomic segment:
- the rffG gene encoding dTDP-glucose 4,6-dehydratase translates to MKRILITGGAGFIGSALVRYILAETQDSVVVVDKLTYAGNLSSLAPVADSSRFAFEQVDICDRAELDRVFTAYQPALVMHLAAESHVDRSIDGPAAFIETNIVGTYTMLEAARHYWQNLADADKNAFRFHHISTDEVFGDLHGTDDLFTETTPYAPSSPYSASKASSDHLVRAWLRTYGFPTVITNCSNNYGPYHFPEKLIPLVILNAVAGKPLPVYGDGAQIRDWLFVEDHARALYKVVTEGEVGETYNIGGHNERKNIEVVQTICALLEELAPNKPAGVAHYRDLITYVKDRPGHDMRYAIDAGKIERELGWRPEETFETGMKKTVSWYLNNEKWWRSVQDGSYTGERLGLND, encoded by the coding sequence TTGAAACGTATTTTAATTACCGGTGGTGCAGGGTTTATTGGTTCCGCGTTAGTCAGATACATTTTGGCTGAGACGCAGGACAGCGTCGTGGTTGTCGATAAACTGACTTATGCGGGCAACCTGTCTTCACTGGCACCGGTTGCCGATAGCTCACGCTTCGCATTCGAGCAGGTAGATATCTGCGATCGTGCTGAACTGGATCGTGTCTTTACGGCTTACCAGCCTGCGCTGGTGATGCATTTAGCGGCAGAAAGCCATGTTGACCGCTCTATCGACGGCCCTGCGGCGTTTATCGAAACCAATATTGTCGGCACCTATACGATGCTGGAAGCAGCACGCCACTATTGGCAGAACCTGGCTGATGCGGACAAGAATGCGTTCCGCTTTCACCATATTTCTACCGATGAAGTCTTTGGCGATCTGCATGGGACGGACGATCTGTTTACAGAAACTACACCTTATGCGCCGAGCAGCCCTTATTCGGCATCGAAAGCCTCCAGCGATCACCTTGTTCGCGCCTGGTTGCGCACCTACGGGTTCCCGACCGTTATCACGAACTGCTCGAATAACTACGGCCCTTACCATTTCCCTGAGAAGCTGATTCCGTTGGTGATTCTGAACGCGGTCGCGGGCAAACCGTTGCCGGTTTACGGCGATGGCGCACAAATTCGTGATTGGTTGTTTGTCGAAGACCATGCCCGCGCACTTTACAAAGTCGTGACGGAAGGCGAAGTCGGTGAGACGTACAACATTGGCGGCCACAACGAACGTAAAAATATTGAAGTGGTGCAGACCATTTGCGCGCTGCTAGAAGAGCTGGCACCGAATAAGCCTGCTGGTGTGGCGCATTATCGCGATCTCATCACCTATGTGAAAGACCGGCCAGGCCACGATATGCGTTATGCGATCGATGCTGGGAAAATCGAACGTGAGTTGGGCTGGCGTCCAGAAGAAACGTTTGAGACGGGCATGAAAAAAACCGTCAGCTGGTATCTGAATAACGAAAAGTGGTGGCGCAGTGTGCAGGACGGTTCCTATACCGGCGAGCGTTTAGGACTGAACGACTAA